Genomic DNA from Acidimicrobiales bacterium:
GGTCGTGGCCGCCGTCGAGGCGCTCCCTGAGAACTATCGGATGGCCGTGCTCCTGGCCGATGTCGAGGGCTTTGCCTACAAGGAGATCGCCGAGATCCTCGACATCCCGATCGGCACGGTCATGAGCCGTCTGCACCGCGGAAGAAAAGCGCTCCAGCGCGAGTTGTACACCTATGCCGCTGCCCGTGGCCTTGCCAGTGAGCCCGGATGACCGATGACTGAACCATCAGTGCCACCAGAACCATCACCGTGTGCCGGTTTCGACAACCCCGGCGACTGTCGAGACGCCGCCGCCGAGCTCCACACCTTCCTCGACGGCGCGCTCACCGAGGAGCGGCGGGCGTTGATCGCCGGTCATCTCGACTCCTGTGCCGGTTGTTTCGACGCCTACGAGTTCCACGCCGAACTGAAGCACGTGATCTCGCAACGCTGCCAGTGTGAGGTGCCCGAGGAGCTGCGGCAACGGATTCGGGTGTCGTTGGCCGAGCTCGCTGCCGGCGATCTCGACCCGCCGTCGGGCTGACACCGCCCGACGATGACTCGCTGATTGGTGAGTGACCACGTACACTCTCGGCCATGTTGGCTGTTGTATGGCATTGGTGGATCGGGTTCTTCCTTTCGGTCGGCGCGTTGTTCACTGTGCTCGGAGTGATCGTGGGTTACTTCAAGAACGTGGAGAACCCGAGGTACCCGAGAAAGCCGTAGTGGACGCCTCGGTCGACTGGGGCGTTGCCCGCAGCGTTGCCAACAAGATCGCGCGCGAGCAGTCCGATGAGGTCGCGGCGCTGCAATCCGAACTCGAGCCCGATCTGCTCCGGCTCACCTCGCAGGCCGAGGAACTCGTCGCGGACGAAACCGGGCTGGTGTCCCTGGCCGGGTCGGCCAAGGCGCGTGTCACCGGCCGGATGGGGTGGGTCGACGCCAACCTCGCCAGCTTCGATCGATTGGCCCGACCGTTGCTCGGCAAGTTCGACGACGAAGACGACGAACCGGGCCCGCTCGGCCGCCTGCTCCAGCCGGTGTCCGACGCCGTCGGCCCTCGCGTCGCGGGCGCCGAGCTCGGGGCAATGCTCGGATGGATGTCGGGCCGGGTCATCGGCCAGTACGACCTGTTGATCATCGAAGACGAGCGGCCCGAAGACCAAGACTGGGTCTACTACGTCGGACCGAACGTGACGATGCTCGAGGAGCGCTACGGGTTCCCACCCGAGGAGTTCCGTCTGTGGATCGCCATCCACGAGTGCACGCACCGAGCCCAGTTCACGGCGGTGCCCTGGCTCCGTCCGTACTTCCTGGCTCAGGTCGAGGCGCTGCTCGACGCCGTCGACCCTGACCCGGCGAGGCTGCTCGACGCGGCGAAGCAGGTTGCCGCCAACAAGCGGGCGGGGAAGGATTCCGGACTCGACGCCGGACTGTCGCAGCTGTTGGCGAGCCCCGAACAGAAGGTCATCCTCGATCGGCTCACCGGTTTGATGAGCCTGCTCGAAGGCCATGGCGACAAGACCATGGACCGTGCGGGGTCGGGGCGTATCCCGAGTCAGCCCCGGTTCGCCCGGGTGATGAGCCAGCGCCGCAAGAACGCATCGGGCCTCTCCAAGATGATGCAGAAGCTGCTCGGCTTCGAGGCGAAGCTCGCCCAGTACGCCGAGGGCGAGTCGTTCATCGAAGCCGTCGAGGCGGCCGGCGGCCGCGAGCTGTTCGACCAGGTGTGGGAGAAGGCCGAGAACCTGCCGACCATCGACGAGATCCGGACACCGGCAGCCTGGGTCAGCCGGGTTGGCGAGATCGGTCCGCCCGCCGGTGTGTCCGGCGCCTGACGACCTGCGCCGGCGGCAGGTGGTCATCGACCTGCTCGCTCGCTGTGACTTCCCCGCGGCCGGCTCGGCCGTCGTCTGTGGCGTCTCGGGTGGTGCGGACTCTCTCGCCCTGCTGATCCTCGCCGTTGCGGCGGAGCTCGAGGTGACGGCGGTGCACGTGGACCACGGGCTCCGCCACGGATCCGAGAGCGAAGCCGACCTCGTCGAATCCGTGAGCCGGTTGGTTGGTGCCGGGTTCCGGTCGGTCTCGGTGGCCGTCGACGCCGGCCCGAATCTCGAAGCGCGAGCACGTGCAGTGCGTCACGCCGCGCTCGGGTCGGGCGCTTTGCTCGGCCACACCGCCGACGACCAGGCCGAGACGATCCTCATCAACCTCGCCCGAGGTGCCGGTCCCGAAGGACTCGCAGCGATGGTGCCCGGTGGACGTCACCCGATACTGGCGTTGCGTCGCCACGAGACCCAGCAGCTCTGCGCCGAACTCGGCGTCGAGCCGTTCGACGATCCGAGCAACCGCGACCCACGATTCGTCCGCAATCGCATCCGGCACGAGCTGCTGCCGTTGTTCGACGAGATCGCCGGCCGGGATCTGGTGCCGCTCCTCGT
This window encodes:
- the rsrA gene encoding mycothiol system anti-sigma-R factor — protein: MTEPSVPPEPSPCAGFDNPGDCRDAAAELHTFLDGALTEERRALIAGHLDSCAGCFDAYEFHAELKHVISQRCQCEVPEELRQRIRVSLAELAAGDLDPPSG
- a CDS encoding zinc-dependent metalloprotease: MDASVDWGVARSVANKIAREQSDEVAALQSELEPDLLRLTSQAEELVADETGLVSLAGSAKARVTGRMGWVDANLASFDRLARPLLGKFDDEDDEPGPLGRLLQPVSDAVGPRVAGAELGAMLGWMSGRVIGQYDLLIIEDERPEDQDWVYYVGPNVTMLEERYGFPPEEFRLWIAIHECTHRAQFTAVPWLRPYFLAQVEALLDAVDPDPARLLDAAKQVAANKRAGKDSGLDAGLSQLLASPEQKVILDRLTGLMSLLEGHGDKTMDRAGSGRIPSQPRFARVMSQRRKNASGLSKMMQKLLGFEAKLAQYAEGESFIEAVEAAGGRELFDQVWEKAENLPTIDEIRTPAAWVSRVGEIGPPAGVSGA
- the tilS gene encoding tRNA lysidine(34) synthetase TilS, which codes for MARSVRPPVCPAPDDLRRRQVVIDLLARCDFPAAGSAVVCGVSGGADSLALLILAVAAELEVTAVHVDHGLRHGSESEADLVESVSRLVGAGFRSVSVAVDAGPNLEARARAVRHAALGSGALLGHTADDQAETILINLARGAGPEGLAAMVPGGRHPILALRRHETQQLCAELGVEPFDDPSNRDPRFVRNRIRHELLPLFDEIAGRDLVPLLVRTATHTRALVEGVAALADEVDVTSTAALRSASPVAARAALRAWLRTAEGHPPSTAELERVWDVVEHRVRACELAGGRRVVRSRARLALEEPEDVRRDDVPESGDGSVA